From a single Phalacrocorax aristotelis chromosome 1, bGulAri2.1, whole genome shotgun sequence genomic region:
- the LOC142057566 gene encoding tubulin alpha-1D chain-like, with product MGNSCWELYCLEHGIEPDGVISSHASSGQADSSFGTFFSDTGSGKYVPRAIFVDLEPTVIDEIRTGTYRTLFHPEQLISGKEDAANNYARGHYTIGKEIIDSVVDRTRKMTEQCSGLQGFLVFHSFGGGTGSGFTSLLMERLSVEYSKKSKLEFSVYPAPQVSTAVVEPYNSILTTHTTLEHSDCSFMVDNEAIYDICNRNLDIERPTYTNLNRLIGQIVSSITASLRFDGALNVDLTEFQTNLVPYPRIHFPLTTYAPIISAEKAYHEQLSVPEITNACFEFSNQMVKCDPRRGKYMACCLLYRGDVVPKDVNAAIAAIKTRRSIQFVDWCPTGFKVGINYQPPTVVPGGDLAKVQRAVCMLSNTTAIAEAWARLDHKFDLMYAKRAFVHWYVGEGMEEGEFSEAREDLAALEKDYEEVGRDSADGEEYEEE from the exons ATGGGCAACTCCTGTTGGGAACTGTATTGCCTGGAGCATGGGATTGAGCCAGATGGTGTCATCTCCTCCCATGCATCCTCAGGGCAAGCAGACTCTTCCTTTGGCACCTTCTTCAGTGACACAGGATCAGGAAAGTATGTGCCCAGAGCAATATTTGTTGACTTGGAGCCCACTGTCATTG ATGAGATCAGGACTGGGACCTACCGCACACTCTTTCACCCAGAGCAGCTCATCAGTGGCAAAGAAGATGCTGCCAACAACTATGCTCGGGGCCACTACACCATTGGGAAAGAGATCATTGACTCGGTTGTGGACAGGACTCGGAAAATG ACTGAGCAGTGCAGTGGACTCCAAGGGTTCCTGGTCTTCCACAGCTTTGGGGGAGGCACAGGCTCTGGCTTCACCTCCCTCCTCATGGAGCGGCTCTCTGTGGAGTACAGCAAGAAGTCCAAGCTGGAGTTCTCTGTGTACCCAGCCCCGCAGGTCTCCACGGCGGTGGTGGAGCCCTACAACTCCATCCTCACCACCCACACCACCCTGGAGCACTCGGACTGCTCCTTCATGGTGGACAACGAAGCCATCTATGACATCTGCAACCGCAACCTGGACATCGAGCGTCCCACCTACACCAACCTCAACAGGCTGATTGGGCAGATTGTCTCCTCTATCACTGCCTCCTTGAGATTTGACGGTGCTTTGAATGTTGACCTGACTGAGTTTCAGACCAACCTCGTGCCCTACCCACGGATACACTTCCCCCTCACCACCTATGCACCCATCATCTCAGCAGAGAAGGCCTACCACGAGCAGCTGTCGGTGCCAGAGATCACCAACGCTTGCTTTGAGTTCTCCAACCAGATGGTGAAGTGTGACCCACGCCGTGGCAAGTACATGGCGTGCTGCCTGCTGTACCGGGGCGATGTGGTGCCCAAGGATGTGAACGCGGCCATTGCAGCCATTAAAACACGCCGGTCGATCCAGTTTGTGGACTGGTGCCCCACGGGCTTCAAGGTGGGTATCAACTACCAGCCTCCCACGGTGGTGCCTGGGGGCGACCTGGCCAAGGTGCAGCGGGCTGTCTGCATGCTGAGCAACACCACGGCCATTGCGGAGGCGTGGGCTCGCCTGGACCACAAGTTTGACCTGATGTACGCCAAGCGAGCCTTTGTGCACTGGTACGTGGGGGAGGGCATGGAGGAGGGGGAGTTTTCGGAGGCCAGGGAAGACCTGGCTGCCCTGGAGAAGGATTATGaggaggttggaagggactcagCAGATGGAGAGGAGTATGAAgaggaataa
- the LOC142051930 gene encoding tubulin alpha chain-like yields MRECISIHIGQAGVQMGNACWELYCLEHGIQADGTIPGPKQVKPVELKSEQVDSSFETFFCETASGKHVPRAVFIDLEPTVIDEIRTGTYHALFHPEQLISGKEDAANNYARGHYTIGKEIIDTVLSRIRKMADQCSGLQGFLVFHSFGGGTGSGFTSLLMERLSVEYSKKSKLEFSVYPAPQVSTAVVEPYNSILTTHTTLEHSDCSFMVDNEAIYDICNRNLDIERPTYTNLNRLIGQIVSSVTASLRFNGALNVDLIEFQTNLVPYPRIHFPLTTYAPIISAEKAYHEQLSVPEITNACFEFSNQMVKCDPRRGKYMACCLLYRGDVVPKDVNAAIAAIKTRRSIQFVDWCPTGFKVGINYQPPTVVPGGDLAKVQRAVCMLSNTTAIAEAWARLDHKFDLMYAKRAFVHWYVGEGMEEGEFSEAREDLAALEKDYEEVGRDSADGEEDEADEDEY; encoded by the exons ATG AGGGAATGCATTTCCATCCACATCGGGCAGGCTGGCGTGCAGATGGGCAatgcctgctgggagctgtactGCCTTGAGCACGGGATCCAGGCGGATGGGACCATTCCTGGCCCCAAGCAGGTGAAACCTGTGGAGCTGAAGTCTGAACAAGTGGATTCTTCTTTTGAGACCTTCTTCTGTGAGACAGCGTCTGGGAAGCATGTGCCCCGGGCAGTCTTCATAGACTTGGAGCCCACTGTCATCG ATGAGATCAGGACTGGGACCTACCATGCACTCTTCCACCCAGAGCAGCTCATCAGTGGCAAGGAAGATGCTGCCAACAACTATGCTCGTGGCCACTATACCATCGGAAAGGAGATTATAGACACTGTCCTTAGCAGAATTCGTAAAATG GCTGACCAGTGCAGTGGACTCCAAGGGTTCCTGGTCTTCCACAGCTTTGGGGGAGGCACAGGCTCTGGCTTCACCTCCCTCCTCATGGAGCGGCTCTCTGTGGAGTACAGCAAGAAGTCCAAGCTGGAGTTCTCTGTGTACCCAGCCCCGCAGGTCTCCACGGCAGTGGTGGAGCCCTACAACTCCATCCTCACCACCCACACCACCCTGGAGCACTCGGACTGCTCCTTCATGGTGGACAACGAAGCCATCTATGATATCTGCAACCGCAACCTGGACATCGAGCGTCCCACCTACACCAACCTCAACAGGCTGATTGGGCAGATAGTTTCATCAGTCACTGCCTCCTTGAGATTTAACGGTGCTTTGAATGTTGACCTGATTGAATTTCAGACCAACCTGGTGCCCTACCCACGGATACACTTCCCCCTCACCACCTATGCACCCATCATCTCAGCAGAGAAGGCCTACCACGAGCAGCTGTCGGTGCCAGAGATCACCAACGCTTGCTTTGAGTTCTCCAACCAGATGGTGAAGTGTGACCCACGCCGTGGCAAGTACATGGCGTGCTGCCTGCTGTACCGGGGCGATGTGGTGCCCAAGGATGTGAACGCGGCCATTGCAGCCATTAAAACACGCCGGTCGATCCAGTTTGTGGACTGGTGCCCCACGGGCTTCAAGGTGGGTATCAACTACCAGCCTCCCACGGTGGTGCCTGGGGGCGACCTGGCCAAGGTGCAGCGGGCTGTCTGCATGCTGAGCAACACCACGGCCATTGCGGAGGCGTGGGCTCGCCTGGACCACAAGTTTGACCTGATGTACGCCAAGCGAGCCTTTGTGCACTGGTACGTGGGGGAGGGCATGGAGGAGGGGGAGTTTTCAGAGGCCAGGGAAGACCTGGCTGCCCTGGAGAAGGATTATGaggaggttggaagggactcagCAGATGGAGAAGAAGATGAGGCTGATGAGGATGAATATTAA